The following proteins are encoded in a genomic region of Mahella australiensis 50-1 BON:
- a CDS encoding DUF1998 domain-containing protein encodes MLADFWRQHENAFGKVEDFFFNPTNIPALLGEYLQSKPQHILESLKRIVPENMHDAMGFDDWSWVKYLLDPDIGVLTMAELEVTEDVKALDEVYNERTAQHRYADHILRAINTIMGRELIDYLANHNVLPKYGFPVDVVELQLPHVDDGDVPELELQRELRIAISEYAPGSQVVAGGRLWTSRYLKRIPQKAWPKYRYAICECGNYKSVLADTGIELGECDRCNKPLEKAKEKGFFVIPEFGFIADNAVEKPSTSKPERTYSLYPNFAGKADEGRSIHMEANSMTITATAASHGKIAVLNTAGDAKFMICNTCGYAKVNSRMANDTVHKNPQGIDCHGSFQRLALGYEFETDILQMDFGIYGNNKDGFWLSLLYAILEGAAEALNIERQDIDGCLYPVSGSMYRPALILFDDVPGGAGHVNRIADETALKDVLNAALKRVSQCECGGEKGDASCYGCLRNYRNQRWHDVLNRGMVMEFLKMLL; translated from the coding sequence GTGCTGGCTGACTTTTGGAGACAGCATGAAAATGCTTTTGGCAAAGTGGAAGATTTCTTCTTTAACCCAACAAACATTCCAGCTCTTTTGGGTGAATATCTTCAAAGTAAACCGCAGCATATTTTAGAAAGCTTAAAACGCATAGTGCCTGAAAATATGCATGATGCCATGGGGTTTGACGATTGGTCATGGGTAAAGTATCTTCTGGATCCTGATATCGGCGTGTTGACTATGGCCGAACTCGAAGTCACCGAGGATGTAAAAGCTCTGGATGAAGTATATAATGAAAGGACGGCGCAGCATCGATATGCTGACCACATACTGAGAGCCATAAATACCATAATGGGGAGAGAGCTTATAGACTACCTGGCCAACCACAACGTTTTGCCCAAATACGGTTTCCCTGTGGATGTGGTCGAATTGCAGCTGCCTCATGTAGATGACGGCGATGTGCCTGAGCTTGAGCTGCAGAGGGAGCTTCGCATAGCCATATCGGAGTACGCGCCTGGTAGCCAGGTTGTGGCCGGAGGAAGGCTGTGGACGTCAAGGTATTTGAAGCGTATACCGCAAAAAGCCTGGCCCAAATATAGATATGCCATATGCGAATGTGGCAATTATAAAAGCGTATTGGCTGATACCGGTATAGAGCTTGGCGAGTGCGATAGATGCAATAAACCTCTTGAGAAGGCTAAAGAAAAAGGCTTCTTTGTTATACCTGAGTTTGGGTTTATAGCGGATAATGCTGTTGAAAAGCCATCTACATCAAAACCTGAAAGGACATATTCATTATATCCAAATTTTGCGGGTAAAGCTGACGAGGGACGTAGCATCCATATGGAGGCAAACAGCATGACCATTACGGCTACAGCGGCTTCGCACGGTAAAATAGCGGTACTGAATACGGCGGGTGATGCCAAGTTTATGATATGCAATACATGTGGATATGCTAAAGTCAATTCGCGTATGGCAAATGATACAGTTCATAAGAACCCTCAAGGGATCGATTGCCATGGTAGCTTTCAACGATTAGCATTAGGGTATGAATTTGAAACTGATATATTGCAAATGGATTTTGGCATATACGGCAATAATAAAGACGGATTTTGGTTATCGCTTTTGTATGCTATATTGGAGGGGGCTGCTGAGGCATTGAACATCGAAAGGCAGGATATAGATGGTTGCTTATATCCTGTTTCGGGCAGTATGTATAGACCGGCTCTAATATTGTTTGACGATGTGCCCGGCGGAGCCGGCCATGTTAACAGGATTGCCGATGAAACTGCACTAAAAGATGTTTTGAATGCGGCGTTAAAGAGGGTGAGCCAGTGCGAGTGCGGCGGAGAAAAAGGCGATGCAAGCTGTTACGGTTGCCTGCGTAATTACCGCAACCAACGCTGGCATGACGTGTTAAACAGAGGTATGGTCATGGAGTTCCTCAAGATGCTGTTGTGA
- a CDS encoding DEAD/DEAH box helicase family protein, which translates to MGEYSYLYNKSTHGGNCITGDGDHLYIYLKESIAKAVNIDIIVAFLMESGVKLLAEDFKEAVNRGTALRILCGNYLNITQPQALYLLKDFLGDKVDLRFYNNPNKSFHPKAYIFRYKDNGEIFIGSSNISRSALTDGIEWNYRICSDTSPQDYAHFKQTFDDLFFNQSIIVDDNEMRKYSKNWKKPKLFYDLEKLENRTTEDSGFKQSQFVAEMRSEYITDAQDEDRKRGIIIGYPRPMGPQIEALYELKKARLDGWNKGIVVAATGVGKTFLAAFDSKEFKKVLFVAHREEILFQAERTFKCVRPEISTGFFSGEQKDRECDVLFATVQTLGRREYLDDKIFSRDEFDYIVIDEFHHAVAESYVNIIEYFRPKFLLGLTATPERLDNQDVFALCDYNLVYEVRLKEAINKGWLVPFRYYGIYDEIDYSGIDYKNGKYNEKQLEQVLSINKRADLILQNYLKYKSQRALGFCSSRNHAVFMAKYFKDHGINACAVISGNGYSNLDDTQTYLYVVERNEAVKRLKTAEIKVIFSVDIFNEGLDVPEVDMVMFLRPTESPTIFLQQLGRGLRKKGEKKYVNVLDFIGNYKKANLIPFFLTGDIKERNEKSRMAYLPDEDEYPEGCFVDFDFRLVDIFKRMWHEQKNLFDKVKEEYFRVKEYLGDRPSRLSMYTYLDENIYSVIRTKKELNIFKDYLSFLDKIGELLPSEQALIGTKAHEFLKEIENTNMTKMYKMPVLLAFYNKGNMKLAIDENDIYESFREFYSHPSNAIDLMKDNNTSNYKEWGKKEYVNLAKKNPIKFLLQSSPDFFRERNGQFCLAPALDKYINNPAFIEHYKDIIDYRTRKFYKERLEKRYVDEGMDIVDN; encoded by the coding sequence ATGGGAGAGTATTCGTATTTATATAATAAATCCACCCATGGCGGAAATTGTATCACTGGTGATGGCGATCATCTATACATATATTTAAAAGAATCGATAGCTAAAGCGGTGAATATAGATATTATCGTTGCTTTTCTTATGGAATCCGGAGTAAAGCTTTTAGCAGAGGATTTTAAAGAGGCAGTTAATAGAGGTACTGCTTTGAGAATTCTATGTGGGAATTATCTTAATATAACACAGCCACAGGCCCTTTATCTTCTCAAAGATTTTTTAGGGGATAAAGTTGACTTGCGTTTCTATAATAACCCCAACAAATCTTTTCATCCAAAAGCATACATTTTTAGATATAAGGATAACGGTGAAATTTTTATTGGCTCATCTAATATCTCACGTTCAGCCTTGACTGATGGTATAGAATGGAATTATCGCATTTGCTCCGATACTTCCCCACAAGATTACGCTCATTTTAAGCAAACATTTGACGATTTATTTTTCAATCAATCCATTATAGTGGATGATAATGAGATGCGTAAATATTCGAAGAATTGGAAGAAGCCAAAACTTTTTTATGACTTAGAGAAGCTTGAAAATAGGACAACGGAGGATAGTGGATTTAAGCAAAGCCAATTTGTAGCTGAGATGCGATCCGAATATATTACCGATGCGCAAGACGAGGATAGGAAAAGAGGCATAATAATTGGGTATCCGCGTCCGATGGGACCTCAAATTGAAGCGCTATATGAATTGAAAAAAGCCAGGCTTGACGGTTGGAACAAAGGTATCGTAGTTGCTGCCACAGGGGTAGGTAAAACATTTTTGGCGGCTTTTGATTCTAAGGAATTTAAAAAAGTCCTTTTTGTAGCTCATAGAGAAGAGATCCTATTTCAGGCCGAAAGGACTTTTAAGTGTGTAAGGCCTGAGATTTCAACTGGATTTTTCAGCGGAGAGCAAAAGGATAGAGAATGCGATGTGTTATTCGCGACTGTTCAAACGCTTGGACGTAGAGAATATTTAGATGATAAAATCTTTAGTAGGGATGAATTTGATTATATAGTCATTGATGAATTTCATCATGCGGTTGCGGAGAGTTATGTTAATATCATTGAATATTTTAGACCTAAATTTTTGCTTGGACTTACGGCAACACCTGAAAGGCTCGACAATCAAGATGTATTTGCTTTGTGCGACTACAATCTGGTGTATGAAGTCAGATTAAAAGAGGCAATAAATAAGGGATGGCTTGTGCCTTTCAGATACTATGGAATTTATGATGAGATAGACTACAGTGGTATTGATTATAAAAATGGCAAATATAATGAGAAACAATTAGAGCAGGTATTAAGCATAAACAAACGGGCTGATCTCATATTGCAGAATTACCTTAAATATAAAAGCCAAAGGGCTTTAGGGTTTTGTTCGAGCAGGAACCATGCGGTTTTTATGGCTAAGTATTTTAAAGATCATGGTATTAATGCTTGCGCGGTTATCAGCGGAAATGGTTATAGTAATTTGGACGATACTCAAACATATTTATATGTAGTGGAGCGAAATGAAGCTGTAAAAAGACTTAAAACGGCTGAGATTAAAGTAATATTTTCAGTAGATATATTCAATGAAGGGCTTGATGTTCCCGAAGTGGATATGGTCATGTTTTTGAGGCCCACCGAGTCGCCGACTATTTTTCTTCAGCAATTGGGTAGGGGGTTGCGTAAGAAAGGTGAAAAGAAGTATGTAAATGTTTTGGATTTTATCGGGAATTATAAGAAAGCCAATCTTATTCCTTTTTTTCTCACAGGGGATATAAAGGAGCGTAATGAAAAATCAAGAATGGCTTACTTGCCGGATGAAGATGAATACCCTGAAGGTTGCTTCGTTGACTTTGACTTTAGGTTAGTAGACATTTTCAAGCGGATGTGGCATGAACAGAAAAATCTTTTTGACAAAGTTAAAGAGGAATATTTCAGGGTTAAAGAATATTTAGGCGACAGGCCGTCGAGACTTTCAATGTATACTTATCTGGACGAAAATATATATTCTGTAATACGTACAAAAAAGGAACTGAATATTTTTAAGGATTATCTTAGCTTTCTTGATAAAATTGGTGAATTATTGCCAAGTGAGCAAGCGCTGATTGGGACTAAAGCACATGAATTCCTTAAGGAAATAGAAAATACGAATATGACAAAAATGTATAAGATGCCGGTCTTATTAGCTTTTTATAATAAGGGGAATATGAAGCTTGCAATAGACGAAAACGATATATATGAAAGTTTTAGAGAGTTTTATTCCCATCCGTCCAATGCCATTGACCTCATGAAGGATAACAACACGTCAAATTACAAAGAATGGGGTAAAAAAGAGTATGTAAACTTAGCAAAGAAAAATCCTATCAAGTTTCTTTTGCAGTCCTCTCCGGATTTTTTCCGCGAGAGAAATGGGCAGTTTTGCCTTGCGCCAGCTTTAGATAAGTATATTAACAATCCGGCGTTTATTGAACATTATAAAGATATCATTGATTATAGAACCAGAAAATTTTATAAAGAGAGGCTTGAAAAAAGGTATGTCGATGAGGGAATGGATATCGTAGATAATTGA
- a CDS encoding CobW family GTP-binding protein, producing MSKEHSKKVYLITGFLGAGKTTLIKNIIEAHPDIKIGVIVNEFGKVGVDGSVIGKDGMAVHEITNGSIFCSCLQATFAQSLIEFSGLPIDILLIEGSGMADPSNVDAILESIKDKTHAPLSYKGDICVVDAANIDKLVRVSQPAEKQIKYADYIIINKADKVDEHKIEVIKRLMAELNPYAAIEVTSFSSVNGDILDKIQAFDKEGAELKQSCNTPSNRPTVIYMKSQNSVEEGAFKRFMNSIIGDAFRVKGFFKLNGDWKHIDGTTDEFTIKPINVEREISELVIFPKADEHSVQNIKQKCEEFLHAAIK from the coding sequence ATGAGCAAAGAGCATAGCAAGAAAGTCTATCTAATAACAGGATTTTTGGGTGCCGGCAAGACTACGCTGATAAAAAACATCATAGAGGCGCATCCCGATATAAAAATAGGCGTCATAGTCAACGAATTCGGCAAGGTCGGCGTGGATGGCAGCGTCATAGGCAAGGATGGCATGGCAGTGCATGAGATAACCAACGGCTCCATATTCTGCTCGTGCCTTCAGGCTACGTTTGCGCAAAGCCTGATCGAGTTTTCGGGCTTGCCCATAGACATACTTCTCATAGAAGGGTCGGGCATGGCCGATCCTTCCAATGTCGACGCCATACTCGAGAGCATAAAGGATAAAACGCATGCGCCGCTGAGCTATAAAGGCGACATATGCGTGGTGGACGCGGCCAATATAGATAAGCTTGTACGGGTATCCCAGCCGGCTGAGAAGCAAATAAAATATGCCGATTATATAATAATCAACAAAGCGGATAAAGTGGATGAGCATAAAATAGAGGTCATAAAACGGCTTATGGCAGAGCTCAATCCGTACGCGGCCATAGAAGTGACCAGTTTTTCAAGCGTCAACGGCGATATACTCGACAAGATACAGGCATTCGACAAAGAAGGCGCTGAGCTAAAACAAAGCTGTAATACGCCCTCCAACAGGCCGACCGTAATCTATATGAAATCCCAAAACAGCGTTGAAGAAGGGGCGTTCAAGCGGTTTATGAATTCCATAATAGGCGACGCCTTCAGAGTAAAAGGCTTTTTCAAATTAAACGGTGACTGGAAACACATAGACGGCACAACCGACGAATTCACTATAAAGCCGATAAACGTAGAAAGAGAAATATCCGAGTTAGTCATATTTCCTAAAGCGGATGAGCACTCGGTGCAAAATATAAAGCAGAAATGCGAGGAATTCCTGCACGCCGCTATAAAGTAG
- a CDS encoding uroporphyrinogen decarboxylase family protein — translation MTGKERIYSTMRHERGIDKVAWVPFAGIHAGKLTGYTPTDILTDEDKLYESLVKVNETYKPDGQPIMFDLQIEAEILGCELMWAEKAPPSVKTHPLESNDDIPDYIPKEHDGRIPVALNTLKRLKDGAIGQNTALYGLICGPFTLASHLRGNDIFMDMIDKPEYVKALLAYTVDVAEAMAGYYIDAGADVVAVVDPLVSQISPMHFAEFLTDGFNRIFSYIRQRGTFSSFFVCGNATRNIEEMCKTQPDCISIDENIDMPEAKKITDRYNIVIGGNIPLTSVMLYGSQYDNMKYVIGLLDAMDHHNLIISPGCDMPYDVPPENVVGVRQAIDDTQAVREIVKSYKAGVQQEDIDVQLPDYDKLDKPLIEVFTIDSATCAACGYMVDAVKVAKQHFGDRIDFIEYKAVNRENIYRIQKMGIKNLPCIFINGELKYSSIIPDRKELFEEIERYLVKDEQRA, via the coding sequence ATGACAGGCAAAGAACGCATATACAGCACCATGAGGCATGAGCGAGGCATAGACAAGGTGGCGTGGGTGCCGTTTGCGGGCATACATGCGGGCAAATTGACGGGTTATACTCCCACCGATATATTGACCGATGAGGATAAATTATACGAGTCGCTGGTAAAGGTAAACGAAACCTATAAGCCGGACGGCCAGCCGATAATGTTCGACCTTCAGATAGAGGCCGAGATATTGGGCTGCGAGCTGATGTGGGCAGAGAAGGCACCGCCGTCGGTCAAGACGCATCCTTTGGAGTCAAACGACGATATACCGGATTATATCCCGAAAGAACATGACGGCAGGATACCGGTAGCGTTAAATACATTAAAAAGGCTTAAAGACGGCGCAATAGGCCAAAATACGGCGCTATATGGCCTGATATGCGGGCCTTTCACGTTGGCGTCGCACTTGAGAGGCAACGATATATTCATGGATATGATAGACAAGCCCGAATATGTAAAGGCTCTGCTGGCATATACCGTCGACGTGGCCGAGGCCATGGCCGGCTACTACATCGATGCCGGTGCGGACGTGGTGGCGGTGGTCGACCCGCTGGTATCGCAGATATCGCCGATGCATTTCGCAGAGTTCTTAACCGACGGATTTAACCGGATATTCTCATATATAAGGCAGAGGGGGACTTTTTCATCCTTCTTCGTATGCGGCAACGCCACCAGGAACATAGAGGAGATGTGCAAGACGCAGCCGGACTGCATATCCATAGATGAGAACATAGATATGCCCGAAGCCAAGAAGATAACCGACCGGTATAATATAGTCATAGGCGGCAATATACCGCTCACATCGGTTATGCTGTATGGCTCGCAGTACGATAACATGAAATATGTCATCGGCCTGTTGGACGCGATGGACCACCACAACCTTATAATATCGCCGGGATGCGATATGCCCTATGACGTGCCGCCGGAGAATGTCGTGGGCGTACGCCAGGCAATAGATGATACGCAGGCTGTAAGGGAGATAGTGAAGAGTTATAAGGCAGGCGTGCAACAAGAGGATATAGACGTGCAGTTGCCCGATTACGATAAACTCGACAAGCCGCTTATAGAGGTGTTCACGATCGATTCGGCTACCTGCGCAGCATGCGGTTATATGGTCGACGCCGTAAAGGTGGCGAAGCAGCATTTCGGCGATAGGATAGACTTTATCGAATATAAGGCTGTTAACAGAGAAAATATATACAGGATACAGAAGATGGGCATAAAGAATCTGCCGTGCATATTCATAAACGGGGAATTGAAGTATTCGTCCATCATACCCGACAGAAAAGAGCTGTTCGAAGAGATAGAAAGGTATCTGGTCAAGGATGAGCAAAGAGCATAG
- a CDS encoding HIT family protein has protein sequence MGCIFCDYLNNKAYIMENELAFAIYDNFPVNKGHMLIIPKRHYANYFDATPDEIIALNDLIKRAKGLLDNRFNPDGYNIGVNIGEAAGQTIFHLHIHVIPRYIGDVENPRGGIRKLKKPLIEYDG, from the coding sequence ATGGGCTGTATTTTTTGCGATTATCTGAATAATAAGGCATATATAATGGAAAATGAACTTGCTTTCGCAATATATGATAATTTTCCTGTAAACAAGGGGCATATGCTTATTATCCCTAAAAGGCATTATGCGAACTACTTTGATGCTACACCTGATGAAATAATTGCATTGAATGACCTAATTAAACGAGCCAAAGGATTGCTTGATAACAGGTTTAACCCAGATGGTTATAATATCGGCGTTAATATTGGAGAAGCTGCTGGGCAGACTATTTTTCATCTTCATATCCACGTTATTCCAAGGTATATAGGAGATGTTGAAAATCCTAGAGGTGGCATCAGGAAGCTAAAGAAGCCTCTTATAGAATACGACGGTTAG
- a CDS encoding CorA family divalent cation transporter, protein MKYRIFCFFSIDVFFSTLSDSSILHRLMLPTVIIGIYGMNFDIPEPKWHYGYLWALSLMAAVTIAMIIYIHIRHKHWL, encoded by the coding sequence ATGAAATATCGTATCTTTTGCTTTTTCTCCATTGATGTATTTTTCAGCACCTTGAGCGACTCTTCAATCCTCCATAGGTTGATGCTGCCCACTGTCATCATCGGCATATATGGCATGAACTTCGATATTCCAGAACCCAAGTGGCATTATGGTTACCTATGGGCATTGAGCCTCATGGCGGCAGTCACCATAGCTATGATCATATACATACACATACGCCACAAGCATTGGCTGTAA
- a CDS encoding DUF6036 family nucleotidyltransferase, with the protein MGLEKMTKELFLEIMEVLDKKLEENRLKLTLNIYGGTVMMICFDARPATKDVDALFETSSIIENILSDIAETYGLNKDWINQDVKEPLKYIKQENLKEVFTYKNLRVLAPTAEQMLAMKILSARPEPYSDFKDAEYLIKYLKIEKLEQVLNIFDRYVGRKYLGDRQKMFLNYVGKDLGMQWKEFSI; encoded by the coding sequence ATGGGTTTAGAAAAAATGACTAAAGAGCTTTTTTTAGAGATTATGGAAGTGCTGGACAAAAAGCTTGAAGAAAATAGATTAAAGTTAACATTAAACATCTATGGAGGAACCGTAATGATGATTTGCTTTGATGCAAGACCGGCTACGAAGGATGTAGATGCTTTATTTGAAACATCCTCCATAATTGAGAATATTTTATCAGACATAGCTGAAACTTATGGCTTAAATAAAGATTGGATAAACCAAGACGTTAAGGAACCCTTAAAATATATTAAACAGGAAAATTTGAAGGAAGTATTCACTTATAAAAACCTTAGAGTTTTAGCTCCCACAGCAGAGCAGATGCTTGCAATGAAGATCCTGTCAGCAAGGCCTGAACCATATAGTGATTTTAAGGATGCAGAGTATTTGATCAAGTATCTTAAAATTGAAAAATTGGAACAAGTACTTAATATATTTGACAGGTATGTAGGAAGAAAATATTTAGGAGATAGGCAAAAAATGTTTTTAAATTATGTTGGAAAGGATTTAGGAATGCAATGGAAAGAATTCTCAATATAA